One region of Macadamia integrifolia cultivar HAES 741 chromosome 11, SCU_Mint_v3, whole genome shotgun sequence genomic DNA includes:
- the LOC122092771 gene encoding probable folate-biopterin transporter 4 produces MIAWLKQLQAAYGFSFLWLISLVYFIQGFRSFVWTAVSYQLKDGLNLSPSASQLVSSVVFFPWSIKPLYGILSDCIPILGRKRIPYLFISTILSLFPWLILGLNASLRSSSGPLMIILTVQNLGSAMTDVVIDAMIAEAVRCERAAFAGDLQSMSWLSMAFGGIFGSLLGGFALTNLQIGTIFLLFSILPAMQLLSCGLVEEDSSGVKVFPKLSNSKSSHREDRNGSISDSDDSSVKNSRESTMRRKKSHKNSKKGKFISTGSKTPQKDGSLAVQWFQSIKSAIYSLCQAFGQPIILRPMTWFFLANVTVPNLSSVMFYYQTEFLKLDASFLGTSRIIGWLGLMVGTFIFNRFLKTMKLRRILMLTQVGLAILSLLDIALVSRLNVSFGVSDKLMVLCGSALADAVNQFKFMPFLILSGQLCPPGIEGTLFALFMSINNLGSTLGSFVGAGLASVLNISSGSFENLLLGIFVQVICIFIPIGFLFLIPKESVG; encoded by the exons ATGATAGCATGGCTGAAACAGTTGCAGGCTGCGTACGGGTTTTCTTTCCTATGGCTTATCTCTTTGGTTTACTTCATTCAG GGTTTCAGATCATTTGTATGGACTGCAGTCTCTTATCAGCTGAAAGACGGGCTTAATTTGTCACCGTCAGCCTCCCAGCTTGTGTCTTCTGTAGTATTTTTCCCATGGAGTATAAAACCACTTTATGG GATCTTGTCGGATTGTATTCCTATATTAGGGAGGAAAAGGATACCATACTTATTCATCTCAACCATATTATCTCTATTCCCATGGCTAATTCTAGGGCTAAATGCATCTCTGAGGAGTTCCAGTGGACCTCTTATGATTATTTTAACAGTGCAAAACCTAGGTTCAGCCATGACAGATGTTGTGATCGATGCAATGATTGCTGAAGCAGTACGGTGTGAGCG GGCAGCTTTTGCTGGAGACCTTCAGTCAATGTCTTGGTTGTCAATGGCCTTTGGTGGAATCTTCGGGAGTTTGTTAGGGGGATTCGCACTTACCAACTTACAGATAGGaacaatttttcttcttttctctatacTCCCAGCCATGCAGTTATTATCATGTGGTTTGGTTGAAGAGGATTCTTCTGGTGTCAAAGTTTTTCCAAAGCTTAGTAATTCAAAGAGCTCTCATAGAGAAGATAGAAATGGTAGCATCTCAGATTCTGACGATTCATCAGTTAAAAATTCTAGGGAAAGTActatgaggagaaaaaagagcCATAAAAAcagcaaaaaaggaaaattcatcTCAACTGGATCTAAGACTCCGCAAAAGGATGGTTCTTTGGCTGTACAGTGGTTCCAGTCTATAAAGTCAGCTATCTATAGTTTGTGTCAGGCATTTGGGCAACCCATCATCCTCAG ACCGATGACTTGGTTTTTCTTAGCAAATGTTACTGTTCCAAACCTCTCGTCGGTCATGTTCTATTACCAGACCGAATTCTTAAAATTGGATGCGTCCTTTCTGGGTACTTCACGCATTATTGGATGGTTGGGCCTCATGGTTGGAACCTTCATTTTCAATCGCTTCTTGAAGACCATGAAGTTAAGAAGAATTCTCAT GTTGACCCAGGTTGGTCTTGCTATTTTGAGTCTCCTTGATATCGCTCTTGTGTCTCGATTGAATGTCTCATTTGGCGTATCAGATAAGCTTATGGTTCTATGTGGGTCTGCTCTTGCCGATGCAGTCAATCAATTTAA GTTTATGCCATTCCTGATACTCTCTGGACAGCTTTGCCCACCGGGTATCGAGGGGACCCTATTTGCGCTCTTCATGTCCATAAATAACCTTGGGTCCACATTGGGATCATTTGTAGGTGCCGGTTTGGCCTCTGTGCTGAACATCTCATCAGGTTCCTTCGAGAACCTTCTATTGGGCATTTTTGTTCAAGTGATCTGCATATTCATCCCAATTGGATTCTTGTTCTTGATACCAAAAGAATCCGTAGGATAA